In Triticum urartu cultivar G1812 unplaced genomic scaffold, Tu2.1 TuUngrouped_contig_4719, whole genome shotgun sequence, a single window of DNA contains:
- the LOC125528218 gene encoding putative E3 ubiquitin-protein ligase RF298, with protein MSSVATQEAASGSTLQEKAASRNKRKFRAEPPSGELAPFGLEYPLTTDCVGFEFMSPEKAAMAAAAAAAEGANLDFIPSTCDACKGIHATAEELLECQRYVNWSDPNEAQLEEILLKSLDTTFDNAVGVITTMGYSEAAARAAVVRAAAQYSWRESLAGFSEAAVEVLKSEGDMLPRDGSSLEDMRKIEQVVLASLVAVVNEAQPFYTTGDVMFCLLMSDMNVAHACAMDYSAAPLPAVGAQVIAQPVVGNYEPTPTSDLSVSITNPQTGVTFRGKLTPVPPGTYNAVKADSSTTPVNLNVPSGKPCVSGKMHPVVPNVKPKEHPAATPDHSEDQPFVAAATQSVKDDKPFPSKRGGSKRDSLHRQKLMSFDKNSRALGSKGSLRSGKYISCGTVALERKCRQVSDSATCSLKGASKIAKGFAASMKGSEYSVDLSFTATGTIASIPSFDAKAPNNTDPASAASTELSLSLPLPLPLPSSSDGSAPSLNHDSSAEAVDPSSKINFAYDEDQKVWIPQDKKDEMVLILVQRQKELQAHMRDWTDWAMEKVMQVTRRLAKEKEELQSLRKEKEEASRLHDERHCLEESTRKKLLEMESAISRANNQLDKADASARRREAENAQLRMQMEAAKRHAAESAANFVELSKKDENSLKRSQHWESERAMLQEQLASEKSKLSRVQQQLQHAKEKKEQLKVRWRQEEARKTEAIACVSSERKERGQIETSLRSEENFLHLKAENDMQRYKSEIRALEQQISQLKVSLDASEAAAPKWGTDDKTCALRLSEGRKNGGNAQILAKMAGAAALDLDFDDIQRDRECVMCLSEEMSVVFLPCAHQVVCAKCNDLHVKQGMKECPSCRTLIQRRVCARTAGC; from the exons ATGTCTAGCGTCGCGACCCAGGAGGCGGCGTCGGGGTCGACCTTGCAGGAGAAGGCAGCCAGCAGGAACAAGCGCAAGTTCCGTGCCGAACCACCGTCCGGCGAGCTGGCCCCCTTCGGGCTGGAGTACCCGCTGACGACGGACTGCGTGGGGTTTGAGTTTATGTCGCCTGAGAAGGCTGCCATGGCGGCGGCCGCCGCTGCTGCTGAGGGTGCCAATCTAGACTTCATCCCGAGCACCTGTGATGCCTGCAAAGGCATCCACGCCACAGCGGAGGAGCTATTAGAGTGTCAGCGGTATGTGAATTGGAGTGACCCAAATGAGGCACAGCTTGAGGAGATCCTTCTGAAGAGTCTGGATACAACCTTTGACAATGCTGTCGGTGTGATCACCACAATGGGCTACTCAGAGGCTGCCGCAAGGGCTGCGGTCGTGAGGGCAGCCGCACAGTACAGCTGGAGGGAGAGCCTTGCTGGGTTCAGTGAGGCCGCGGTCGAGGTGCTCAAGTCCGAGGGGGACATGTTACCGAGGGATGGCTCCTCCCTTGAGGACATGAGGAAGATTGAGCAGGTTGTGCTTGCTAGCCTGGTTGCGGTGGTCAATGAGGCCCAGCCGTTCTACACCACAGGCGATGTGATGTTTTGCTTGCTCATGTCAGATATGAATGTAGCCCATGCCTGTGCCATGGACTACAGCGCTGCTCCTCTTCCGGCTGTGGGTGCTCAAGTGATTGCACAGCCAGTTGTGGGGAACTATGAACCCACCCCAACTTCCGATCTGTCGGTTTCTATTACCAACCCACAGACTGGTGTTACTTTCCGCGGCAAACTTACCCCAGTGCCACCTGGCACGTACAATGCTGTGAAAGCTGATTCATCCACAACACCAGTGAACCTGAATGTGCCAAGTGGCAAGCCATGTGTCTCTGGCAAGATGCATCCTGTGGTACCAAATGTTAAGCCAAAAGAACACCCGGCTGCTACGCCTGATCATTCAGAGGATCAACCATTTGTTGCTGCTGCGACACAATCTGTGAAGGATGACAAGCCATTCCCTAGCAAGAGGGGAGGCTCTAAGAGGGATTCCTTGCACCGGCAGAAGTTAATGAGCTTTGATAAGAATTCCCGAGCGTTGGGCTCTAAAGGATCTCTTAGGTCTGGCAAGTATATCTCTTGTGGGACTGTAGCATTAGAGAGGAAGTGCAGGCAGGTTTCAGATTCTGCTACATGTAGCTTGAAAGGTGCATCAAAAATTGCCAAAGGGTTTGCTGCAAGCATGAAAGGGTCAGAATATTCAGTTGACCTTTCTTTTACAGCCACTGGTACCATTGCCTCCATTCCATCATTTGATGCTAAGGCCCCCAATAACACTGACCCAGCATCAGCTGCTAGCACAGAATTGTCATTGTCGTTGCCATTGCCTTTGCCTTTACCTTCCTCAAGCGATGGTTCTGCTCCTTCTTTGAATCATGATTCTAGTGCTGAAGCTGTAGACCCTAGCAGCAAAATTAACTTTGCATATGATGAGGATCAGAAGGTCTGGATTCCACAAGATAAGAAGGATGAAATGGTCTTGATTCTTGTCCAGAGGCAGAAAGAGTTGCAAGCACATATGAGGGATTGGACAGACTGGGCTATGGAGAAGGTGATGCAGGTCACACGGCGGCTTGCCAAAGAGAAGGAGGAGCTTCAGTCACTTCGGAAAGAGAAGGAAGAGGCGAGCCGACTTCATGATGAAAGGCACTGTCTGGAAGAGAGCACTCGGAAGAAGCTTTTAGAGATGGAGTCTGCTATTTCTAGGGCAAACAATCAACTGGATAAAGCAGATGCTTCTGCTCGTAGGCGTGAGGCTGAGAATGCACAACTTAGGATGCAGATGGAAGCCGCAAAGCGGCACGCAGCTGAGTCTGCAGCAAATTTTGTGGAGCTTTCAAAGAAGGATGAGAACAGTCTTAAAAGGTCCCAGCATTGGGAATCTGAGAGAGCCATGTTGCAAGAGCAGCTTGCATCTGAAAAGAGCAAACTATCTCGGGTTCAGCAACAACTTCAGCATGCTAAAGAGAAGAAGGAACAACTCAAG GTAAGATGGAGACAGGAAGAGGCTAGGAAGACTGAGGCAATTGCCTGTGTGAGCTCAGAGAGGAAAGAGCGGGGTCAGATTGAGACATCTCTGAGGTCGGAAGAGAACTTCCTGCACCTCAAAGCTGAGAACGACATGCAGAGATACAAGAGCGAGATCCGTGCCCTGGAGCAGCAGATCTCGCAGCTGAAGGTATCCCTGGACGCTTCAGAGGCAGCTGCTCCCAAGTGGGGAACGGATGACAAGACCTGCGCCCTGCGTCTCTCCGAGGGGAGAAAGAATGGCGGCAACGCGCAGATCCTGGCCAAGATggcgggggcggcggccctggacCTCGACTTCGACGACATCCAGCGAGACCGCGAGTGCGTCATGTGCCTGAGCGAGGAGATGTCGGTGGTGTTCCTCCCCTGCGCCCACCAGGTGGTCTGCGCCAAGTGCAACGACCTCCACGTCAAGCAGGGGATGAAGGAGTGCCCGTCGTGCCGGACCCTCATCCAGCGCAGGGTCTGCGCCCGCA